A window of Haliscomenobacter hydrossis DSM 1100 contains these coding sequences:
- a CDS encoding LytTR family DNA-binding domain-containing protein — MHTLLMTRTYPDIWIRIIGSIFLAHFIKILGHSERLWEIVMEPAYFIEVLIGGAINFCIWSLIRLISIWLDARYDWLEQSMMRAFLQLVLGFVAPVLLSFFSMYLFFIHIAGDSIFNSNWLYMEYRVVLFYLAMMNVFYLGYYFYQRFRQAERELEGLRTRAPEPVPLSSSLTTVPSNVQVIIANKGARQVPVAIDELAYCFLQDDIYYLKTFDEQQLMAAQTLDELAAILPGSQFFRINRQILASAKACASFRSIANGKLEVSLSPAMPEAAIVSQKKAAAFKVWLVNR, encoded by the coding sequence GTGCACACACTCCTCATGACCCGAACCTATCCCGATATTTGGATCAGAATCATTGGTTCCATCTTCCTGGCCCATTTCATCAAAATCCTGGGGCACTCCGAGCGTTTGTGGGAAATAGTCATGGAGCCAGCGTATTTTATTGAGGTGTTGATTGGCGGGGCGATCAATTTTTGCATCTGGAGTTTGATCCGCTTGATCAGCATCTGGCTGGATGCCCGTTATGATTGGTTGGAACAAAGTATGATGCGGGCTTTTTTACAATTGGTTTTAGGCTTTGTGGCTCCGGTATTGCTTTCCTTCTTTTCGATGTACCTCTTTTTTATCCACATCGCTGGCGACAGTATTTTTAATTCCAATTGGCTTTACATGGAGTACAGGGTGGTCCTCTTTTATCTCGCGATGATGAATGTCTTTTATCTGGGGTATTATTTTTATCAACGCTTTCGGCAGGCTGAACGGGAGTTGGAAGGCTTACGTACCAGAGCCCCAGAACCCGTACCCTTAAGTTCATCACTAACCACCGTTCCTTCCAACGTACAAGTCATTATTGCCAATAAAGGTGCGCGCCAGGTTCCTGTTGCGATCGATGAACTCGCCTACTGCTTTTTGCAGGACGATATTTATTACCTCAAAACTTTTGATGAACAACAATTGATGGCGGCCCAAACCTTGGATGAACTGGCGGCAATCCTTCCAGGTAGTCAGTTTTTTCGCATTAATCGCCAGATTTTGGCCAGTGCCAAAGCTTGTGCTTCTTTCCGCAGCATCGCCAATGGTAAGCTGGAAGTGAGTCTTTCTCCGGCTATGCCCGAAGCGGCCATCGTCAGCCAGAAGAAGGCGGCGGCGTTTAAAGTTTGGTTGGTCAACCGGTAG